In the genome of Vanacampus margaritifer isolate UIUO_Vmar chromosome 1, RoL_Vmar_1.0, whole genome shotgun sequence, one region contains:
- the tmem30b gene encoding cell cycle control protein 50B, with the protein MVKEENESTNRPDNTAFTQQRLPAWQPMLSAGIIIPGFVLIGLAFIGIGVALLITSRSIQVLELDYTGVEQDSPCFRCSDPSVQDCVCTLQFSINSLLEGPVFFYYGLSNYFQNYRRYGVSRDDGQLYGDLSYFKEPFDQCAPYRFDGNNRPIVPCGAIANSMFNDTFRLFQIVNGQQREVPLDGKGIAWWTDYNTKFRNPSNTPLRNAFNGTVKPPFWPRPAYELDTSDPTNNGFINQDFLVWMRKAALPDFRKLYRRITEGDYANGLPAGNYSLNIAYNYPVLSFDGRKKVVFSNVSWMGGKNEFLGIAYLVIGTLCVVMSVVMLIVYAKFKFPEED; encoded by the exons ATGGTAAAGGAAGAGAATGAGTCGACCAACCGGCCTGACAACACTGCCTTCACCCAGCAGAGGCTACCAGCCTGGCAGCCCATGCTTTCAGCTGGCATCATCATCCCCGGGTTTGTTCTCATCGGTTTGGCCTTCATCGGCATCGGCGTTGCCCTCTTGATCACTTCACGCAGCATCCAAGTACTGGAG CTTGACTACACGGGCGTGGAACAGGACTCGCCTTGCTTCAGGTGCTCAGACCCTAGCGTGCAGGACTGTGTTTGCACGCTGCAGTTCTCCATCAACAGCTTGCTTGAG GGGCCGGTGTTCTTCTATTACGGCTTGTCCAACTACTTCCAGAACTACAGAAGGTACGGCGTCTCCAGAGATGACGGCCAGCTTTACGGAGATCTGTCCTACTTCAAG GAACCCTTTGATCAATGTGCGCCCTATCGATTTGACGGCAACAACCGACCAATTGTGCCGTGTGGCGCGATAGCAAACAGCATGTTTAACG ACACCTTCAGGTTGTTTCAGATCGTGAACGGCCAGCAAAGGGAGGTGCCCTTGGATGGAAAAGGGATCGCTTGGTGGACCGATTACAACACCAAGTTCAGGAACCCCAGTAATACGCCGCTGAGGAATGCGTTCAATG GCACCGTGAAGCCGCCATTTTGGCCCAGACCGGCTTATGAGCTGGACACGTCGGACCCTACCAACAACGGCTTCATCAACCAAGACTTCCTGGTGTGGATGCGAAAGGCCGCGCTGCCAGATTTCCGCAAACTGTACCGGCGGATTACCGAGGGCGACTACGCCAATGGCCTGCCAGCTGGAAACTACTCTCTGAATATCGCTTACA ATTATCCCGTGCTGAGCTTCGACGGCAGGAAGAAGGTGGTGTTCAGCAACGTGTCATGGATGGGGGGCAAGAACGAGTTCCTTGGTATTGCCTACCTGGTGATCGGGACGCTGTGCGTCGTCATGTCAGTGGTCATGCTCATTGTCTACGCCAAATTCAAGTTCCCCGAGGAGGACTGA